The genome window CATAACACGTGTCAGAAAGAACAATTGATTGTTAACATTGTTAACTACGAAATTGGACTTGATAATCCAGGATTCGTTTTTGAAGAACTAGAAGAAGAAGATGAACAAGTTCATTCAACTTTGATGCAGTTCGACGGAAATGTTGGTATAGAAAACAATGATCAACAGATCACTGGATTTGTGTCTGAGAATGTACATGAATGTGGTAAAATAACTGTACAAGAACTGGAAGTAGATTGTCCAGATCCCTGGTTTGCCAATGGTATGGACAGTATGTTTAGTTTCTTTACGGGAAATGTATGGGGAACATGTATGATTTCAACATTAGGACTTGAAGAGGTTGCCTCAGCTACATGTAATGCTATTTTGCCACTGTCATATGGAATCCAGGAGGGATATCCTACGCCATTAGAACAATCCAACGAAAAAGAACACGAATTTGAAGCAGCGAATTATGATCAGTTGAAACGTGAGTACATGTCTGTAACTAAGCGACTCATGCGAAAAGAGAAAAGAAATAACTTTCTTATGAAGAGACAATGGGAGATGACAGCGACCTTGGTAAAGCAAACCAAGACAATCACTCGACAGGAGGAATGCATTGAAATGAAAGACAGGGTGATTTCTGATTTGGAAAGTAAATTGAAGAAACTGAAAAAGAAACCTTTAGTTGTTAACAATCATA of Argopecten irradians isolate NY chromosome 7, Ai_NY, whole genome shotgun sequence contains these proteins:
- the LOC138328517 gene encoding uncharacterized protein is translated as MIKRAHLPPSKKICKNEIRQIEFNDKKADHVRKTPTSVEDHIKEAPSVFKPKWMRSSDESQKISRKVQIKRWLLQSIRPKHYKKKHNTCQKEQLIVNIVNYEIGLDNPGFVFEELEEEDEQVHSTLMQFDGNVGIENNDQQITGFVSENVHECGKITVQELEVDCPDPWFANGMDSMFSFFTGNVWGTCMISTLGLEEVASATCNAILPLSYGIQEGYPTPLEQSNEKEHEFEAANYDQLKREYMSVTKRLMRKEKRNNFLMKRQWEMTATLVKQTKTITRQEECIEMKDRVISDLESKLKKLKKKPLVVNNHINVEYAESFMVSGGRDN